CGCCAAGGACCTGCTCGGTCATTGCACTACCTATGGCTTGTCGATCAGCCAGGTGATGCTGACCAACGAAAGCGCCTGGCGTCCGGAAGCGGAAACCCGCGCCGGCCTGCTGAAAATCTGGCAAGTGATGCAGGATTGCGTCGACGCCGGTTGCAGGAACGAAGGCATCCTGCCCGGCGGTTTGAAGGTTAAACGTCGAGCGGCAGCACTGCATCGGCAACTGTGCAAGAACCCGGAATCGTCGTTGCGCGATCCACTGTCGGTGCTGGACTGGGTCAACCTCTACGCCCTGGCGGTCAACGAAGAAAACGCCAACGGCGGGCGCGTGGTCACCGCGCCCACCAACGGCGCAGCGGGTATCGTCCCGGCGGTTTTGCATTACTACATGCGCTTCATCCCCGGCGCCAACGAAGATGGCGTCGTCCGTTTTCTGCTGACGGCCGCGGCCATCGGCATTCTCTACAAAGAGAACGCCTCGATCTCCGGCGCCGAAGTCGGCTGTCAGGGTGAAGTCGGCGTGGCCTGTTCGATGGCCGCCGGCGCCTTGTGCGAAGTGCTTGGTGGCACCGTGCAACAAGTGGAAAACGCCGCCGAAATCGGCATGGAACACAACCTCGGCCTGACCTGCGATCCAATTGGCGGGCTGGTACAAGTGCCTTGCATCGAGCGCAATGCCATGGGTTCGGTGAAGGCGATCAATGCGGTGCGCATGGCCCTGCGCGGCGACGGTCAACATTTCGTCTCCCTCGACAAAGTCATCCGCACCATGCGCCAGACCGGCGCCGACATGAAAAGCAAATACAAGGAAACCGCCCGTGGCGGTTTGGCGGTCAACATTATCGAGTGCTGATGCGCGCTCATTCGCATCTGCACACATTTTCAGGAGCTGGATATGTCCACCGAACAACTGTTGAAAACCCCGTTGCACGCACTGCACATCGAACTCGGCGCCCGCATGGTGCCGTTTGCCGGCTACGACATGCCGGTGCAATACCCGCTGGGCGTGATGAGAGAGCACCAGCACACCCGTGATCAGGCCGGGCTGTTCGATGTCTCCCACATGGGTCAGATCCGCCTGACCGGCGCCAATGCCGCCAAGGCTCTGGAAACCCTGGTGCCAGTGGACATTATCGACCTGCCGGTGGGCATGCAGCGTTACGCCATGTTCACCAACGAAACCGGCGGCATCCTCGACGACCTGATGGTCGCCAACCTCGGAAACGACGAACTGTTCCTGGTGGTCAACGCCGCCTGCAAGGATCAGGACCTGGCGCATCTGCGTCAGCACATCGGTGATCAGTGCACCATCGAGCCGCTGTTCGAAGAGCGCGCCTTACTGGCGTTGCAAGGTCCGGCAGCAGTCACCGTGCTCGCACGCCTGGCGCCTGAAGTGGCGAATATGACCTTCATGCAGTTCACCCGTGTGAAATTGCTGGGTGTGGACTGCTTTGTCAGCCGCTCCGGCTACACCGGTGAAGACGGTTTCGAAATCTCGGTGCCGGCCGCCAACGCCGAAGCCCTGGCTCGCGCTCTGCTGGCCGAACCGGAAGTCGCGGCCATCGGCCTCGGCGCCCGTGATTCACTGCGCCTGGAAGCGGGCCTGTGCCTCTATGGCCACGACATGAACACCGAGACCAGCCCAATCGAAGCCAGCCTGTTGTGGGCCATCTCCAAGCCTCGTCGTGCCGATGGCGCACGGGCTGGCGGCTTCCCTGGCGCTGAAACCGTGTTTACCCAGCAACAAGCCGGTGTCAGCCGCAAGCGCGTAGGCCTGCTGCCTCAGGAACGTACGCCCGTGCGCGAGGGTGCAGAGATCGTCAATGACGCGGGCGAGATCATCGGCACCGTGTGCAGTGGCGGGTTCGGTCCGACCTTGGGCGGCCCCTTGGCCATGGGTTACCTCGACAGCGCCTACATCGCCATCGATACACCTGTGTTCGCGATCGTTCGTGGGAAAAAGGTGCCTCTGCTTGTAAGCAAAATGCCATTTGTTCCACAACGCTACTATCGTGGCTGATTGACTGTTTCTATAAGTAACGAGGTTGCGTTAACAGTGCACTAATGTGTAACGCAACCGCCATAAAACAGTGCATTCCTTTAGCTCTAAGCTTCGTTTATGAACTTTGCTTATAACGATCGAAAACAATTGAACACCTCCTTCGCATAAGCCAGCGCTAGTTGGCGCTCGAAGGCCACCAACGCGAGCAAAACCGGGCCTTTCACAGGGCTTGTTTTTTCTCCCGTAGTTGGCGTAGAGTTTGTTCACTGTGTTTGCATGGGTCGCTTGGAATCGTGACCTGGGCAGTAGCCTACAAGTTAGCTACATCCCGTTCGACGTCTTCTTACTCTCCTGCAACCAGCACCAGTACTCTTTCATGAGAAGGAGACTGTCATTAATTTTTGCGTCAAAGGAAATAAGAAATGTCCCAACGTCAGAGCGGTACCGTCAAGTGGTTTAACGACGAGAAAGGTTTTGGTTTTATCACTCCAGAAAGCGGTCCGGATCTGTTCGTGCATTTCCGCGCTATTCAGGGCAACGGCTTCAAGAGCCTGAAAGAAGGCCAGAAAGTGACCTTCATCGCCGTGCAAGGCCAAAAAGGCATGCAGGCTGACGAAGTACAAGCAGAAGCCTAACCTTCTGTTACGAAAAAGCCCCTGATGCTGACATCAGGGGCTTTTTTGTGCGCGTAAATCCGTAAAATGGCTTCTTTTTTCGTCGAGAGCCCTGCCATGTCGAAACACTTGCTCAACCCTCAGGGCGACTTTCCCGCCGCAACCCTGGGTCGTCGCCTGGCAGCGATGTTCTATGACTTCCTGCTGTGCACCGCCCTGCTGATCGTCACCAGCGGCGTTTACAAGATGATCCAGATGGCGATCATCGGCGAAGACAAAATGCGCACCCTGACCGAAGCCGGCGCGCTGGACGGCGATCCGTTGTTGTCGACGGTGCTGTTGTTCGTGCTGTTCGGCTTCTTCGCCAAGTTCTGGACCTGGTCCGGCCAGACCCTGGGCATGCAAGTGTGGTGCATCCGCGTACAGAACGCCGACGGCTCATCCATCAGCCTGTGGCAGGCACTGCTGCGGTTCGTGGTGTCGATCGCGTCGCTGCTATGCGTTGGGCTGGGGTTCATCTGGTCACTGTTTGATAAACAGAAACGCAGCTGGCATGACATGTACTCCAACACCCAACTGGTGCGCATCCCGAAGAAAACCAAATAACGGCCACAAAAAAGATCGCAGCCTGCGGCAGCTCCTACACGGTTTTTTGTTCACCTGTAGGAGCTGCCGAAGGCTGCGATCTTTTGATCTTGCCTTTAAGCGTTACCGGCCAGCTTCATCCGCGCTGCTTGCGTGAAGTCGAGCATCCGCTTCAACGGCCGAATTGCCTGAGGAATCAACGCCGGATCAACAAAGATCTCGTTCGTCCCTTCTTTCAAGCTCTTCAGCACGCGCTCAAGCGTATTCATCGCCATCCACGGGCAATGTGCGCAACTGCGGCACGCCGCGCCGTTACCCGCCGTTGGCGCCTCGATGAAGACCTTGTCCGGGCACAACTGCTGCATCTTGTAGAAGATGCCACGGTCGGTGGCGACGATCAGCGTCTTGTTCGGCAGGCTTTGTGCCGCAGCAATCAGCTGACTGGTGGAACCGACGGCATCCGCCAATTCGATCACCGAGGTCGGCGATTCCGGATGCACCAGAATCGCCGCGTCCGGATACAGGGCCTTCATGTCTTCAAGCTGCTTGGACTTGAACTCTTCGTGAACGATGCAGGCACCGTCCCATAGCAACATGTCCGCGCCAGTCTTGCGCTGGATGTAGGTGCCGAGGTGTTTGTCCGGCCCCCAGATAATCGTTTCGCCGTTGTCCATCAGGCTTTCGACGATTTCCAGCGCACAGCTAGACGTCACCACCCAGTCCGCCCGGGCTTTGACTGCTGCCGAGGTATTGGCATACACCACGACGGTACGTTCCGGGTGCTGATCGCAGAACGCCGAAAACTCGTCTACCGGGCAACCCAGGTCGAGCGAACAGGTCGCTTCCAGGGTCGGCATCAGCACCCGTTTTTCGGGGTTGAGGATTTTCGCGGTTTCGCCCATGAACTTCACGCCGGCGACCACCACGGTCTTGGCCGGGTGAGCATTGCCGAAGCGGGCCATTTCCAGCGAGTCGGAGACACAGCCACCGGTTTCTTCAGCCAGGGCTTGAATAACCGGATCACAATAAAAGTGGGCAACCAGCACCGCGTCCTGAGCCTTGAGCTCGGCGGCAATGGCAGCACGGTAATAGGCCTCTTCCTCGGCTGTCAGCGGCTTGGGCTGCTTGGCGTCGAGGTGGGCTTGAACCAGAAGGCGTTCGGAAATCTGCGTCATGTTCGCAAGACCTGCAAGCGCTTACGCGCGAAAGTCGAGTATACACCCGGCTCCGGCCCCTTCAGGGGTACCGCCGGGAGAGTGGGTAATCATCAGGCACGGATAGCGTTGAAGCTGCGCAAGGCTACAGAATATCCAGTGGATGCAAAAGATGATTCTGACCTGTGTCACGCAGTGCAGCCCGAACGGCGTCGACCTTAAATCGCGGGCAAAAAAAAATCCGGAAATCCTCACTTGCGTGGGCCTTCCAGACTTTTAAAACTGCTATAAAAATGGTGGGTCGTGTGGGATTCGAACCTACGACCAATTGGTTAAAAGCCAACTGCTCTACCAACTGAGCTAACGACCCGCTGTGTGGTGGCGCGTATAATACTGATTTTTAAGGACTATTCAACACCTAATTTGAAATAAATCAAAAATAAGGTGTTGGATCGCTGATTCCGGCCGCTGCGAAGCCTTCAGCACGCAGCCTGCAGCTGTCGCATTTACCGCATGCACGGCCATTATCGTCGGCTTGATAGCAGGAAACAGTCAGCCCGTAATTGACGCCCAGCTTAACGCCCGCCTGGACGATCTGCGCCTTACTGAGGTTTTGCAGTGGCGCCTGGATACGGAAACCATTGCCCTCTACACCGGCCTTGGTCGCCAGATTGGCCATGCGCTCGAAGGACTCGATGAATTCCGGACGGCAGTCTGGGTAGCCGGAATAATCGACGGCGTTGACACCGATAAAGATGTCACGCGCACCGAGCACTTCAGCCCAACCCAACGCCAGCGACAGGAACACCGTGTTGCGCGCCGGTACATAAGTGACGGGTATGCCCTCCCCCAACTCCTCGGGGATGTCGATGCTTCTGTCGGTGAGTGCCGAGCCGCCCATACCGTTCAGATTCAGGCCGATCACCTTGTGTTCGACCACACCCAAATCCCGGGCAACACGCTCGGCGGCGTGCAATTCGGCATGCGACCGCTGACCGTAGTCGAAACTCATGGTGTAGCAGCTGTAGCCTTCGGCCCGGGCCATGGCCACAACAGTGGCCGAATCCAGGCCGCCGGACAGCAAAATGACCGCACGTTTTTCAGTGGTGTTCAATTGTTCAGTCATATCAGCGCCCCGGCTCGTCATTCCAAAGATATTTATGCAGCTGCAATTGCAGGCGCACTGGCAGGTTGTCCGCCACCACCCAATCCGCCAGGTCCCGAGCATTCAGGTCGTGGTGGCTTGGCGAGAACAGCACTTCGCCGACACGCCGGTCCAGACCGTACTGAATCAGCTTCGATACGGCCCAGTCGTAGTCTTCCCGCGAACAGATGACAAATTTCACCTGATCGTTGGGCGTGAGCAGCTCGATGTTCTCGTAAAGGTTGCGATGCGCTTCCTTCGAACCCGGGGTTTTCAGGTCGACAACACGACTGACCCGTGAATCTACCGCCGAGATATCCAGCGCACCACTGGTTTCCAGTGACACTTCGTAACCGGCGTCGCACAACTGCTGGAGCAATGGGATGGCGTTAGGTTGCGCCAGCGGCTCGCCGCCGGTGACACACACATAACGCGGGCGGAACCCGGCCACTTGCTCGAGGATATCGTCGAGCGTGCGGACAGTGCCGCCAGAGAACGCATAGGCGCTGTCGCAGTATTGGCAACGCAATGGGCAACCGGTCAGGCGCACAAAAACAGTGGGCAGCCCGGCAGTCCGCGTTTCACCCTGCAACGAGTAGAAAACTTCGGTGATTCTCAATGTGTCTTGCATAGTCGCCACGGGCGTAACAGCTAAACAGGCTGTCCGCCTCCGTCAGGCACTTCAAGGAACCCCGCCAATGCGCAGATCCCAAAAAGCGTGTTTCATAAAAAGGGCGTGAATTCTAACGAAAAAACCCGCGACAAGCGCGGGTTTCTTCGAAATGGGTCAAGCGGGCTTACATGCGTTGCAGATCGCGTTGGGCCAGCTGAGCGGCGGAAGTGCCCGGATATTGGGACACCACCTGCTGCAGAATGCCTTTGACCTTGTCGGGATGACCGAGGCGGCGCTCTACATCAGCCAGCTTGTACAGCGAGTCAGGCACTTTGTTGTGCTTGGGGTACAACTGCGACACCTTGGCAAAGGCTTGACCTGCACCTTGCAGATCGCCTTTGGCCAGGTTCACTTCGCCCAACCAGTACTGGGCGTTACCCGCGTACTGGCTGTTCGGGTATTTGCGCAGGAAAGCGGCAAAAGCCTGGCTGGCCTTGTCGAAATCCTTGGCCTTGATCAGGTCGAAGGCTGCATCGTAATACAGTTTTTCCTTCGCCGGATCCGCCGGTTCGCTACCCGCGGCAGGCGCTTGAGCGGCAGCCGCCCCTGCACCTGCACCCGCTGCAGCACCGGGGGCGTTCAAATTGCCACCGGAGGAAGAATTCTCAGGAGTCGCGGCTGGTGCAACGCCGGTTCCTATGCGCCGATCAAGATCCTGATATCGCTCCAGGTTTTCCTGCTTCATGCGCGCTACATCATTTTGCAGAACTTCGATGATGCCTTGTTGGCGCGAGATCTGCTCCTGCATCGATTGCAGTTGGTTGAACAGCTCGCCCTGTGCCGAGACAGGGGCCGAAACCCCTCCCCCGGCATAGGCGCCGTTCGTACCGTAACCCGCAGGCGGATAACTGCTCCCGCTATTGTTATAGCCGGAGTTGTCCTCGACCACAGGAACCGCAGCCCACACCGCAAGCGGTGCGAGGCTGAGAGCCAAAACAGTTACAGCACGACGGCACGTTCGCATGACGAATTACTTACGCAGTTCGACGCGACGGTTTTGAGCCCAGGACTGCTCGTCGTTGCCGGTAGCAACTGGACGCTCTTCGCCGTAGGAAACCAGTTCCAGCTGAGCTGGGGAAACACCTTGCAGTACCAGGTAGCGTTGAACGGCTTTCGCACGACGCTCGCCCAGTGCCATGTTGTACTCACGAGTACCACGTTCGTCGGTGTTGCCTTCCAGAACAACGCGAGCGCCGTTTGCTTTCAGGTCTTTGGCGTGAACGTCCAGAGCGCGCATGGCTTCTGGCTTCAGGTCCGAGCTGTCGTATTCGAAGTAGAAGGTGGTGATTGCGCGCAGAGCAGCTTCTTCGCTCAGGGAGCCATCAACGGCACCAGTGTTAGCGCCGTAACCAGCGTTTGGATCAACAGCGCCTTCACCGGCGTTGTCGCCGCCTTTGGACGAGCAACCTACAGCTACAGCCATGGCCAGAGCCAGCGCAGCAAATTTACCAAACTTCAGCATTTCCATCGTGAAACTCCTAATGAACCCCAGTGTGTTAAGTAAAACGTATAGCGCCGCGTCAGTTCAGGTAAGGGGACCAGGAAGGTTCTCTGACTTCGCCTTGTGCGGTAGGAAGCGGGAGCCTTACGCGTCCATTAATGGACACGAGCATCAAGACTCCCCGGCCCTGCTGGCGGGTGGCGTAGATTACCATGGTGCCGTTGGGCGCAACAGTAGGCGACTCGTCCAGAGTGCTATCAGTGAGGATTTTTACGCTTCCGCGCTGCAAATCCTGGGCCGCCACCTTGAAATTAGTGAAACCATCCTGGCGATGGATCATCACCAGGGTCTTTTCATCAGCCGAAAGCTTCGGGTTGGCGTTGTAGTTACCGATAAAGGTCACACGCTCCGCACCGCCGCCGCTAACGCTGGACTTGTAGATCTGTGGCTTGCCGCCACGGTCTGACGTGAAGTACAGGGTCGAACCATCCTTGCCCCAGAACGGTTCGGTGTTGATGCCGGGACCGTTGGTGACGCGAGTGATCTGACGCGAACCCAGGTTCATCACATAGATGTCCGGGTTACCGTCTTTCGACAGCACGAACGCCAGGCGATTGCCATCCGGCGACCAGGCTGGTGCGCCATTCAGGCCTTCGAAGTTGGTGATCTGCTCACGGCGACCGGTGTCGATGTTCTGCATGAAAATACGTGGACGCTTCTGCTCGAACGACACATAAGCGATGCGCTTGCCATCCGGTGCGAAACGCGGCGACAGGATCGGCTCGCGCGACTGCAGCAGGGTCACGGCGCGGGCACCGTCATAATCCGAACGTTGCAGCGTGTAGCGCGTGTTCTTCTCGGAGAAACGCTCCGCAGTCACGTACAGCAGACGAGTCGAGAACGCACCTTTGATACCGGTGAGTTTTTCGAACGACTGGTCCGCAATGTAGTGCGACATGTCGCGCAGTTGATCAACGCTGCCCGACACGCTGCCGGTCAGCACTTGCTGTTCGGTGGCGACGTTGAACAGAGCATATTGAACCTGCAGGCGACCGCCCGCTGGAGCAATGCTGCCGACCATGACGTACTGGGCGCCCAGCGCCTTGAAGTCACGGTAGATGATTTCGCTGGCCTGGCTCGGCTGGCTGATCATGTTCTGCTTTGGAATCGGCGAGTAGTAACCCGAGTTGCGCAGGTCGTTACCGATGATTTCGGCCATGTCGTCCGGCAGCACGCTGCCGCCCTGGTTGCCGAACGGTACAACGGCGATCGGAGTTGCCCGATCGCTGCCGCTCGTGACCAGAATGTTTTTTTCATCTGCCGCCGCTATCCCTGCCATGCAGCAGATCACGACAAGCATTCCTCGAAGAAGGTTTCTCACAAGGCTAGATCCTCAGGTGTGAATGTCATCTTGAATGAACGATACGGGGCGAAATCGCCCGGCTTCATTCCCTGCATTTCTGTCAAACGTCCAATATTCTTCACCGCCGCTACAGCCGAAGCGTCAAACGGACCATCACCACTGGACTTGGACACAGTGACCGAAGTCACCGTACCGTCCGGCAACATGCCGATTTGCAGAACGACCGTCATGCCTTTGCGTGCCGAAGGAGGACGAGCCCAGCCTTCCGCTGCACGAGCACGAATCAAATCATCGAAACTGCCGGCGACTTCGTCACCCTGCTCATCCGCCAAGGCCTGCTGGCGCTGCGGCGTGTCGGAAAGCAAATCTGCCAGGGCCTGAGCCTTTTTCTCTTCGGCGGATTTACGTGCCGCTTCCTGCGATTTCTTCTTCGCAGCATCGGCAGCAGCTTTCTTCTTCGCGTCTTCGGCGACTTTCTTTTTCGCCTCTTCAGCTTCAGATTTCTTCTTGGCGTCTTCCGCGGCTTTCTTCTTCGCGTCTTCGACAATCTTCTTCTTGGCTTCTTCCGCGGCCGCTTTCTTGGCCTCTTCTTCAGCCGCTTTCTTGGCTTCTTCTTCAGACTTCTTCTTAGCTATATCAGCCAATTGTTTCTCTTCGGCCTTTTTGGCTTCCGCGGTCTTCTTCGCTTCATCGGCTTTTTTGGCTTCGTCAGCCTTTTTAGCCTCTTCCGCTTTCTTGGTCTCGTCGGCTTTCTTGGATTCTTCGGCTTTTTGAGCCGCGTCTTCCTTCTTTTGTTCCGCGGCTTTGATCGCTTCCTGCTCGATCAACTTCTGCTCCATCTGTTCGACTTCGGTCTGGCGCGCGGCGGATTTCTTCGCCTCACCCGCAATCTTCTGATTGGTCTGGGTGGTCGCCTGACTTTTCGACTTCAGCTGGTACAGGGTTGCCTGGACAATCGGCTTGGCCGGCGGGAGCTCCGGTGTGAAGGCGAAACTGACGAACAGCATGCCGAAAACCAGCACGTGTAAGACAATCGCCCAGACACTAGGCCAGAAGTAGCTTTCCGAGGCTGTTGGCTCTCGCTGTTGCTGCATCAGGGCGCCTCGGTAATCAGGCCAACGTTACCGACTCCGGCTTTCTGCAACCCGCCCATCGCCCCCATGACGGAACCGTAATCAACGGTCTTGTCGCCGCGGATGAACACTTGGGTACGCTTGCCGCCTTCAGTACCGGCGCGAATGATCTTGGTCACAGCGTCAGTCATTTGCGGCAAGGTCATTGCCTTGTCCTGCTGCTTTTGCGTGTCGACTTCGCTGCCAAGGTTCCAGTAGTAGGTCTTGTCAGCCTTGATCGAAATGGTCAGGACCTGGGTGTTGTTGTCCTGCGGCAAGGCTTCGCTGGAAACCTTGGGCAGATCAACTTTCACGCCCTGATTGAGCATCGGCGCGGTCACCATGAAGATGACCAGCAGTACCAGCATCACGTCGATGTAAGGCACCACGTTCATCTCGGCGACCGGCTTGCGCTTTTTGCGAGCTCGAGCGATTAAAGCCATTGGAAATTACCTGCTTATTCTTCGCTGGTGTGCACTTTGCGGTGCAGGATCGCCTGGAATTCATCGGCGAAGGTGTAGTAACGGCTGATCAGCGTTTCGCTGCGAGCGGCAAAACGGTTGTAAGCGATAACGGCCGGGATGGCTGCGAACAGACCGATCGCGGTGGCAATCAGCGCCTCGGCAATACCTGGAGCCACGGTGGCCAGGGTCGCTTGCTGGGCAGTCGCCAGACCACGGAAGGAGTTCATGATGCCCCAGACCGTACCGAACAGACCGATGTACGGGCTGACGGAACCGACGGTGGCAAGGAACGGCAGGCTCTGCTCGAGCTTTTCTTCTTCGCGGGAAATGGCTACGCGCATGGCACGGGCCACGCCTTCCATGACCGCTTCCGGGTCAACGCCTGGCTGCTGGCGCAGACGGGAGAATTCCTTGAAGCCGGCACGGAAGATCTGCTCAACGCCCGAATCCGGATCAGGGTTGCTGCCGGCCTGACGGTAGAGCTTGGACAGGTCGATGCCCGACCAGAAGCGCTCTTCAAAGCTCTCCAGGGCACGTCGACCCGCGCGCAGCAAGTTGCTGCGCTGAAAGATCATGATCCATGAGGTCACCGATGCGGCTACCAGGATCAGCATTACCAGTTGCACCACGATACTGGCATTGCTGACCAGGCTCCACATGGAGGAATGGTCGACGACGTTAGCTTCCACGCTTTATCTCCTGCTTTGAGTGAGTACCCGCGCCGCTCACGTCGGCAAAGGCCGCACGTAGAGCTTCGGGAATGGCCCGGGGTTTTAAACTTTCAGTGCGCACACAGGCCACCAGAAACTGCCCTTCGCAGAGCAGCACATTATCCGTGGCTCGCCTGACCTGCTGCTTGAAGCGCAGGCTGACACGGTTCAATTCGATTACTTCAGCGCTTACCAGGAGTTCGTCGTCCAGTCGCGCCGGCGCGTGATAACGCGCTTCGCTGGAATGCACGACAAACAACAGGTCCTCTCCTGCCAGCTGGGATTGGGCAAAGCCCAGCTCCCGGAGCCGCTCGGTTCGAGCCCGTTCCATAAACTTGAGGTAATTAACGTAATACACGATGCCGCCCGCATCGGTGTCCTCGTAATAAACGCGACAACGAAGTGCGAAAGGCTCAAGCCCGTTTTGCGCGCGCATACTCTAGTGCTTACTCCTCAGGTTGCCAATCCGGCCAGGCAACTGTTTTTCATTGATTCACGGCTTTCTCGCGAAAGTACGGTCCTAGGACAGCACAATGCCCGAAAATTCTGCCCGCAAATGTTAATTAATCGTCCACGGCATCAAGGAACTCGTCTACCACGGGCATCTCGCCCAATCGTGACGGAATATTTAAACCGAAATGCAGATAGGCATGCCGGGTGACCACCCGCCCCCGCGGTGTGCGCATGATGTAGCCCTGCTGGATCAGGTACGGTTCCAGCACGTCTTCGATGGTGTGACGTTCTTCGCTGATCGCAGCAGCCAGGCTGTCGACGCCGACCGGCCCACCGTCGAACTTCTCGATCATGGTCAGCAGCAGACGTCGGTCCTGGTGGTCGAAGCCACGCTCATCGACATCCAGCAGATTCAAGGCCAGATCGGCAATCGGTTTGGTGATGTGGCCCTGGGCGCGAACTTCAGCGAAATCGCGCACCCGACGCAACAAACGGTTGGCAATCCGCGGCGTTCCACGGGCACGACGGGCGATTTCGAAGGCGCCTTCCGGGTCCAGCGGCAAGCCGAGGATGTTCGCCGAACGACTGACAATCGTCGCCAGATCAGCCGTGCTGTAAAACTCGAGGCGCTGGACGATCCCGAAGCGGTCACGCAGCGGGTTGGTCAGCATGCCGGCGCGAGTCGTCGCCCCTACCAGCGTAAA
This DNA window, taken from Pseudomonas fluorescens NCIMB 11764, encodes the following:
- the tolR gene encoding protein TolR, which translates into the protein MARARKKRKPVAEMNVVPYIDVMLVLLVIFMVTAPMLNQGVKVDLPKVSSEALPQDNNTQVLTISIKADKTYYWNLGSEVDTQKQQDKAMTLPQMTDAVTKIIRAGTEGGKRTQVFIRGDKTVDYGSVMGAMGGLQKAGVGNVGLITEAP
- the ruvB gene encoding Holliday junction branch migration DNA helicase RuvB, producing MIEADRLIAATPGPRDREEVQDRAIRPVSLAEYIGQPTVREQMELFIQAARGRNESLDHTLIFGPPGLGKTTLANIIAQEMGVSIKSTSGPVLERPGDLAALLTNLEPHDVLFIDEIHRLSPIVEEVLYPAMEDFQLDIMIGEGPAARSIKLDLPPFTLVGATTRAGMLTNPLRDRFGIVQRLEFYSTADLATIVSRSANILGLPLDPEGAFEIARRARGTPRIANRLLRRVRDFAEVRAQGHITKPIADLALNLLDVDERGFDHQDRRLLLTMIEKFDGGPVGVDSLAAAISEERHTIEDVLEPYLIQQGYIMRTPRGRVVTRHAYLHFGLNIPSRLGEMPVVDEFLDAVDD
- the ybgC gene encoding tol-pal system-associated acyl-CoA thioesterase, with the protein product MRAQNGLEPFALRCRVYYEDTDAGGIVYYVNYLKFMERARTERLRELGFAQSQLAGEDLLFVVHSSEARYHAPARLDDELLVSAEVIELNRVSLRFKQQVRRATDNVLLCEGQFLVACVRTESLKPRAIPEALRAAFADVSGAGTHSKQEIKRGS
- the tolQ gene encoding protein TolQ yields the protein MEANVVDHSSMWSLVSNASIVVQLVMLILVAASVTSWIMIFQRSNLLRAGRRALESFEERFWSGIDLSKLYRQAGSNPDPDSGVEQIFRAGFKEFSRLRQQPGVDPEAVMEGVARAMRVAISREEEKLEQSLPFLATVGSVSPYIGLFGTVWGIMNSFRGLATAQQATLATVAPGIAEALIATAIGLFAAIPAVIAYNRFAARSETLISRYYTFADEFQAILHRKVHTSEE
- the tolA gene encoding cell envelope integrity protein TolA; translation: MQQQREPTASESYFWPSVWAIVLHVLVFGMLFVSFAFTPELPPAKPIVQATLYQLKSKSQATTQTNQKIAGEAKKSAARQTEVEQMEQKLIEQEAIKAAEQKKEDAAQKAEESKKADETKKAEEAKKADEAKKADEAKKTAEAKKAEEKQLADIAKKKSEEEAKKAAEEEAKKAAAEEAKKKIVEDAKKKAAEDAKKKSEAEEAKKKVAEDAKKKAAADAAKKKSQEAARKSAEEKKAQALADLLSDTPQRQQALADEQGDEVAGSFDDLIRARAAEGWARPPSARKGMTVVLQIGMLPDGTVTSVTVSKSSGDGPFDASAVAAVKNIGRLTEMQGMKPGDFAPYRSFKMTFTPEDLAL